The genomic interval ATATTTCACGTATGGATCTCCACGACATGCTCCCTGCACAATCAACTTGGCAAATTCCTCCACTGAACTTTCGGATGCACGAACCTTAAGCCAAAAGTCATAACCAAACATTGTAATGTGATGGGACATGACATCTTACCAGAAGTTACCCAAAAGAAgtaataatatattaaaataaactaaagttaAGATCCTCATAAATGACAAGGAAAATATATACTACAATTTCACATGAACAATCTCAACTCTGCGAAGAACTAACCTTTACCTATAGAATGGACACCACTATGTACCTCATTCCAACAACCTTGTATCAACTAGTACTAGTTATAGAAATTAAAAACTAGTGTGAGATCAAGTTTATAATTTCTCCATAATCCGTAATATCCTAAGTCTTCGACCCCCTACAATAGTGGAGGAGTGAGGTGGAGGGTAACATCTGCTTTGAAATGGAAAACATGTGCAGTTTATGCCTGAAAACATCTATGACGTGTATTCCGTCCTGCTTGGAAAAGTAATGCATGTAACCTTTACACATTGAAACAGCTACGACGTGTGTTTCATGCCGCTTAGAAAGGAAAGCATGGCTGTTTTATGCCTCTAAAAATCAGTGTGTTGAGGAAAGCGTAGAGGTTTACAAGAAAGTAGTAGTGTGTTGGAATAGGCAGAGAATTTGATTTCcacaaagagagaagagagtcaTACTTCCCTTTCTTCCTTCCACTGCATATCTGCACCTTCCTCCATCATGAATTTTCCTCTTGTTATTTCAGTCCCTATCCATCCGTACGTCGCTATTGTGATCCCGACGTCATCCTTCACCTCTAACCTCAGGGTCTCGTAAAAGTTTATAACTGCGGCTTTTGCTGCCTATTCAAACcaaataggaaaaagaaaacaactgAAAAGAAGCATACCACCAAAATTCTTTCGTTGTTAAGGTGAATTATGAATGCTGACAAAAGGAGGGGTCTTAAGAATGTTAATTCAGAAAGCAGGACAAATGCAGTTTAAAGGTCTATATGGTGTTCAATACTTACAGAGTATAAGCTCATTCTTGGCAAGGGTAACCAGTTCTCCACTGATGCATTCACGATGACTCGACCTCTCGTTTGCCGCAGGTAAGGTAGAGCTACGTAGGTTGGATACACATTACCCCAGAAATTGATATcctaaaaaaaggaaaacttcaAGACTTTAAAATCATAGTTGAACTCCGAATTTAAGGGATATGAAAAGCGTATAATGACAGTGAAAAGAATGTTGAAACAGCAGTATTTGAATGCTCTTTCATACAAATGAACGAGAATTCTAACAATTCGCAACTTTAAATGATAATAATTAATATTCCATATACCATCAAAATGGGAAACAAATTTGTGTCCGTGGCTTCTTCCAGGTAGAAAGTATGTCCTAAGCTTACTATATTCACAAGATGATCCACTGCAAATAATGCAACAGCAATGAGTATCAGCTAAACTTTTCACTACAACGTGATATTCCCCATGATCAAAgtgttagaaaaatattattttttggtaTCTCAAAATAATGAGGTCGGTCAATTGGTCAATGAATTTTAGTACAAagatttattactattttattAGCCTTTATGGCAGAATTCATGTCAAATGAATTTGACGATTTCAAACGTTTTTATTATCTTCAATTTGATCAAATTGTCttaaaagttttcaaaatgagtATTTACTCTATGTTATCCGTTGAAGGCATTGAAATCCTTAATAATGAGCCTATTCATTCTACCCAATAAAAGACCATATTGAATAGTCATTATATACTCTAAACGGTGGAATGACCATTGTTAGCTCTTTACTCATATTTATTCTTATTCAATAACAATCTTTAAAGTGTCATTACTTGGCATTAAAAACTGATGATAACGTTGGTTTGTTATCAGATGGTCAGCCTATTGGTTGATGATCTTCCTCCTATATAATTCAAGTCCTAACATGAGGTGATGAGATAGAAATGACGAAAACATAAATTATTCTCCTTTCTTTTGCTGGGtttttcaccaaaataaatctttgttagattctggctcctagttttgtactagaagagcttgttgaatcctgggggatacacccataccgggtgaaatatccttaaggacgaGTGCCATTGGCATGCCTCAAGCTACGAAAAATTCTCTACAATTATTCGTGATCATGTATTTTCCTCAAGCTAAGAAGTTcctacaagtgttcgtgatgaagagAAATCCCTGcaagtgttcgtgatgaagagAAGTCCCTACATGTGTTCGTGatgaagtattttccgtaaAATTTCCAACACAAAGCACGTCAATAAACAATAATACTGTCTCCTTTCATTGAACAAACTTCTAAGTGAAAACAGATACAAGGTATTCAGTTTTTTAGAAACAAAAACTTGAACATCTGAAACGCCACTAAAACTAATATAAGTAACAAAATTATTCATTTCAAAGAGGAAAAGGATTCAAAAAATAGAACATGAAATCAATTTTTGGTCTACTGAGAAAGCAAGAGAGTGCAACCAAAGCAGAGAGTCCGTAGTCAATAAAATCAGAGTCCATCTGTAGATAATATCCGCTTCAGAATATGATTATTTGACACGGATTTCATGTAATGTGTTCTGTTCAAATGAAGGAAATGTAATAACCTCGAAATAGCACTTCAAAGACACATTTAGTTTTGACTAAAAGCCTGTATAGTTACGGCCTCTTCATAATGCACAGAGGAAGGGAGTAACATTAAGAAATTATGTTTGGCTCAAGGTAATGAGAGGATGATTAAGAGGAAAGGGGAATCATTTGCTACAAACCAAAGCGCCGCTCATATATATCTCGCGAATTCCTATCCATTTAAATCAAAATAGAACGACGGCTTTGTTAGGTTTTTGAGTTTTCCCTTCCCATGTGGAATTgaattaataaaacccaattcAAGTTGGATCAGGTCACTTTTGTCCTAAAAttctctatatataggatcaacttaggtcttattttaataacacaagagtgaatttaTAGCTGCCATAGAGGGAGAAAAACGTGAGAGCGAAAGCAGATTTTCGTCCAGAAATTTTCTGTTACAGCAGTCCGCTTTAAATTGTGTTTCCAaattcgttaaccgttggatcgtgctgaaatttgaactggggTTTCTTAACAACTGGTTCTTAGATTTCAATGGTGGAGATCGGATGTTGTGGCCTGTAGCTCCAGTTTTTGAGTACGAACAGTAGCTCATTTTTtggggtgatttctctcctttcttcactagttttggtgctatcttttatgtattgttgctcccTCTTTAGCATTGATATTGTAGCTATTTGTagaacattgttgtaactcttgttgattatagtggagcttttgtgggccggaGATCCCGTGaatgtttcctcttcaccttgaaggaggttttatcacataaatttggtgtctcttgcattgatttacttttgcttgctttgctattttgttgttggtatagttgttgtcCGGATTTtcatttgtgctagtgtttattgtcttctcttggttcaaatagtgtgggaagttttgaCTTAGGTATTTCTTTAAATTCgttacctcgtcgtgcaatttggttgttgcttgtttcttcccaacaaagtggtatcagatcTTGTGGTTGTGTTGATCGTCTATTTGAATGATGGAGGCAAATATAAGCAAGATAGCTTGTTTAAATGGCGGTaattatgatatttggaaaagcaagaTGAAAGATCTTCTATTTGTCAAGAAATTGCATTTACCTGTGTTTGCTTATAAGAAACCCGAATCTATTGAAGATGAGAATTGGAATTTGAGCACTTACAGGTTAGTGGCTATATTAGGCAATGGGTTGAAGATAATGTTCGAAATCATATTATGAATGAGACAAATGTTAAAAGCTTGTGGGAAAAGCTCGAGACACTTTATGCTTCGAAGATCGTTAATAGCAAGTTGTTCTTTCTCGAAACAATTGATAAATATTAGATACAAAGAGGGCAGTCCTATTTTTGATCATATCAATGATTTTCAGGGTGTCCTTCATCGCCTTTTCCGGAATGGGTgtcaagtttgatgaagaaatacaaGGACTTTGGCTTCTTAATACTGCCGACTCTTGGGGAAACTCTTCgagtttctttgactaattctACTCCCCATGATGGTGTAACTATGGAATATGCTAAGAGTAGTGTTttgaatgaagagatgagaagaagatcTCAAGCTTTCGTCTTCTTCGCCTTCACACTCCGATGTTTTGTTATCAAGACGAGGGCGGAAGCGATTTCGTAGGTCAAAATGACAGAGGCAAAAGAAGAAGCAAGTCAAGATCCTCCAGGTACAAGAATCTTACATGTGACTATTGTCACTTACAAGGGCACATCAAGAAACAATGCTACAGGTTTAAGAGAGAccagaaaaagcaaaagaaagatggcGATAATGAAAAACGTGTTGCTATTGTTGCTGAAAATCATCTTCTTGTTGCttgtggtaaaaatgatatcaatcttgTTTGTGATGAGTCTAGCTGGTTTGTGGATTTAGATGCCACTTCTCATGTTACGCcaaagaaggaattattttcttcttatactCCAAATAATTTGGAATGTTACGAATGGGCAATGATAGTGAAGTTGAGGTATTTGGCATTGACACAGTTTGCTTGAAAAGTAAGAATGGTTCGAGGCTGGTTCTTAATAATGTCAAGCATGCTTCAGCTGTTTGtctgaatttaatttttgtagaaaagcTTGATGATGAAGGTTATGATCAAACCGTTGGTGGTGGCCAGTGGAAGCTTCTTAGAGGTTCAATGATTGTGGCTTGAGGTAACAAGATATCAGACTTGTAGTTAGTTCAGGGCTCTATTTGTGGTGACTCAGTAAATTTGGTGGAGAATGATACTTCATCAGAGTTATGGCATAGAAGGCTGAGTCATATGAGCGAGAAGGGGATTGATAATTTGGCTAAGAAGAATTTGCTTTCTGGAGTGAAAAAAGTAAAGTTAAAGAGATGTGTTCATTGCTTAGTCGGGAAACAGAAAAGAGTTTCTTTTCAGAGTCATTCGCCTTCAAGAAAGCTTGATTTGCTGAAGTTGGTACATTCTGATTTGTGTGGTCCTTTTAAAGTAAGTTCTCgtggtggtgcactttactttgtgacttttattgatgatcattCTCGCAAACTCTGAGTATTTCCTTTGAAGTCCAAGGATCAAGTACTTGACGTGTTCAAGACTTTTCGTGCCTCGTCGAAAGATGTGAGGGGAAGAAAGTAAAATTCAATCTCCCTATCGGGAGGGACTCCtggaagatcttcgggaaagACCTCTGGAAATTCATTTACAATCGGGACGACCTGGAGAGTCGGAGTCCGTTCAATCCTTAACTCGAACTAGGTGGTAGATATAAcctttggaaatcatttttcctGGCTTTTaggtaagaaataaatctacccctgggTACTACTAATTACCCTCCCATTCTATGACTGGCTCATTAGGAAACTCGAACCTTACCACCTTAGTTCTACAACATACTGTGGCATAATatgaagctaaccagtccatacccatgatcacatcaaagtctaccatttctaattccGCTAAATCAGCTATGGTTCTgcggtgatagactaaaactgGGCAACCCCTATAGATACGTCTAGCTATGACTGATTCCCCAACTggggtggacacctcaaagggttcatACAATTTTTCAGGTTCAATACCAAACTTTAGAAACAAAAGGgattacataagataaggtggatcctgggtcaataagggcatatacTTCAAAAGTGTGAAACGCGAGTGTACTCGTGACAACATCGGCTCTAGCCTCTCGTATCCCGACGACTCGTCAATGATACAACGGTTCCGACCACCGCCCGTACACGGACCTTGTCGTGCCACGCCCCGCCGGGTCCGATTGTGACGAGGGAGCCGCCGAATTTCGCGGATCGGCGCCACGTTACCTCCGGTACTCGCCTATTTCGACTCGACAATGCTTCGAACGTGGCCCTTTCGGCCGCAACCATAGCACGCATCCGTACCCATACGACACTCACCCAAGTGTCTCTTGCTACACTTGTCGCAAGCCGGAATAGTATAGGGCCGACCGACCCACACTAGCCCGAGACAAGTTAACCGACGGTCCGAAGTTCCTCGCTTCTTGTCATTTCTAACTTAGGACCGGGGCACTAGTCAGAGATGGAGCGGGTCCGCCGACCTCGTTCTTAAAGAACCGCCACCTCCTCCCCGACTAAAGTTACCTCGAAGATTTAGccctcttgttgaattcctTATCCTTTTGTTTTCGCAGCTTCCTCTTCCTTCGCCTCGAGCCTTCATTACCTTGCACAAATGCCAAGATCTTAGAGATAGTCATCTTATCATTCGAGTGCATAGCCTTGGCATCTCTATACAATTCGGTTTCAACCCCGCACAAATCTTCTAACCGTTGCCCTCATGTCGGGAACCATGTGAGGAGCATATCCGGATAACGAAATAAATTTGAGATAGTACTCTTGAACGGTCAAGTTACCCCGCTCAACCTCTCAAATTCCATAGCTTGCCGCTTCCAGGACCTCGATAGGCATGAAGTGGCCAAGGAAAGTGTCAACGAACTCGTCCCAAGTAGCGGACGACGCATCCTCCCCTCGAGATTGTTCCCATGTCTCATACCAAATACGAGCAACATCCCATACTCGAAAAGCACCAAACTCGTCGCCGCTCGTCTCTCGGGACATGCATAATACGAAACACTTTCTCGTATTCCATCAATATAGTTCCGCGGATCCTCCTACCTTCGTCCCCGTGAAAGTTGGAGGTTTCATCCGGGCAGAATTCCCGAGTTCTCGAACCGCTTGGCCCGCCACCAAGACTCGAGCTGGGGGCCGATTCTTGTCGCCGCGCCGGTTGGCAACGATCCGAGTAAGGCCGGATGGCTCCTCTAACGTCCATGTCCGAAGTGTTAGGAGGTGTAGTCGTAGAGCAATTGGGACCGTTGTCCGAGTCGGAACGGTCTCTTCGCGAGTTGCTTCCGTAGTAGCCCCTTGGCCGGTAGCCGTAGCCTTTCGGTGTATTTTCTTTGCAGCATTTTCTGAAAATACGTACACGCACGAGTTAGAAAGGCATCCTAAAAGTACTGCTCTaattgcacgatctagaatagttggtggtcaactatttatatgtatggggccctcacacatataaaagtgaccccactggacacggtttcatagactccctaaaaaacacttgaacctaggctctgataccaagctttgtcacgccccgaaccatggcctgggcgtaacacggcactcggtgcctgactacatgtgaccgagcgaaccacatggcttgctaaatcatcatgaggcatacatgagcggattTATAAAGTGAAGTGCATGATGAGCTTTTGTAAAacttaataagtcataatattaaacacAAGTACTTGGTTATGTCATGAATGcggacaatatcataaatgagccaaaccaAATAACCAACTCGAAGTCTAGCATGACACTTGTCTTTCTATGAAACCTCCAATACGAGTCCGAAACACGTAACATACTTGTCGGGACAAGGCACCCAaagatacctttaaatgcaaaactaaataagaaagacaatgcctaaaccccgaatgagacgggctcaccaataagttcGGTACGTGCATCCTAAAGCAGAGGCGTCGTCCGTAAATCCGTactcgcatcgtgaaatgcaagcCCCCGGCACAAAGGGGACGCGCACATTCGAATGTACatcggtatgtaaagctaaccgaaagaaataacatgggacatgataaTAACATAACAGACCGAGCCTGAaaaacatgatcatgaacatgagtacatatacatatataacatgtgtaaagtatcgtgagtagaGAGCAagtaaatataaccgacaacatggtccGGTACTTGAGTCCTACCAGCGAACACCCATACCTTGCCgtggacatgagatttaataatattatgaaaggatccaaatattatgagagattgtcctaagcatgggtggagcaatcctcatcctacggtggctacgtagtttcaagCTGTTtaaagccttctcggtaattaatgcaactcccaaaaatatgaacatgtaaaataagtggcacttgctgcccatggttttcatgaatataacttgcttgtacatggatatcatgaaataacttgtaaacgtggtttcatgaaataacttgtatattAGCAtttatgtatcttgtatcatagcatgaaagtaattatatactatagttgcatgaaaacttgtagacatgtaggatattcatgaaataatcatttttagtcaaaaacatgcatgcaagaacccatggaatacaaaatatgggttttcatggattacggacaaattctcaataatcataatgagtatcaagaacacaatgatagaataataacaattcaaacataatatagtcatagacatggacctagggttatcatgagcatagtatagaatagaaaccctagttttgtaaagtttcatactttatggattaggaggcgtggggaagaacaatgatgttgccacacgtagatagtaactctacatacctgtaatgctccaaaatcttgaattaaagacttgaattttggagaagatttcctaaatcttgattcttgaaccttgagatgggtttcttgaaaaccctagtttatgaACAATGATTTCGGCTTAGattattagatatatatatgttagaattgagttggaaggatttggattgacttaccttgatgttttggattgttgctagggcttggaattgtgaataatgaaatagaagaactCAAAACTtggatttatacaaaaatgaggCGGAGgttatatggacatattatacggtccgtataaagttatacggtccgtataatatgaccatattttatcatggtGGAACAGAACGTCGGTTTGGAGCGTCCTGAAGTACGgacgagttatacggtccgtataaaattatatgggccgtataaccagttcgtataacatgatcggtgaacggactgcactgcgtctcttcagtaaaatggccataactctttgcacagatgtccgtttgacccccataatataccgttggaaaggtatttcaaagggctacaactttcattcaggaagttttcccaaattcctaataAACAAAGGGGTTATGGTTAttggaagtaagaccttctataaactcacttgcaaacatgccccgtagagtggcttccaactttgctttgcccaaagacatttcttatgacttgattagttttcaaaacacctCCTATAACCCTCATATTGGTTTCATTATGTTATCATCTTATGATTCAAACCTTCGCCTTaagctacgaggtgttacaggCAAGGATACTAAATGAGACTACTAATCTAGTTGCAGAAGCTGTGGCCATTGATGAGGTAATCAAGTACTGTGTATTACATGATCTATTGCCTGTTATAGTGGAAACAGATTCCCTTACAATGCAAAAGGTCTTGGATGGTATTTGGGAGGTACGAACATTGCTTTGCCAGTGAGGAGTATACAAAAATAGATGAAGGACAAGGATGTTTCAGTGGTGCATATGTTCAGAGAAGGAAACTATGTGGCAGACTATTTTACTAACCtggttttttattttgcaaGCACAATTCAATACAATCAGTTTCAAGATATTCCATCTCATGGAAGAAGATTGATCAATATGGATAAAATCCAAATACCAAACTTCAGAGTTCAGCAACAAAACAGTTTGATAGCAGCAGTACAGAACAACAATAAGGTAGGGAAGGGGATGCAACTAGAAATAACTTTGTTTTGTGGTGTGTGGTATCAACCTTGGTTCATTCTACCACAAAACACTGATATTTCTGGTTGGTAATTTCATCAAGTTGGAATCAGATACAGCAAGTAACAAGCTTGAGTTCAGGTGCAGCAAGTAAAAAGCTGGAGACTCATCAGCAACTTCTGAGACTAAGTTCAGACTTTATGCTAGCTAAGAACATGCAGTAATATCTTTGGAACTGAACTCTACTTCATCCAAGTTTACCTGAAGTTAAATTCAAGAGATTTGATCCATTCCACCTGTGAGACTTGAGGGTGTGAAAGATGGATACAAATCAAGGTCCTTGGTTTTTTAGTATGGTGAAGGTTCATGTAGTATTATTGTGGTGATCATAGctagttttcatctttttaGATAGATTCTTTTCTTTGCACTTCTTCTGTAAATATTTGAATTTCTTCTGTAAATATTTTGATGCAATAAATTCCCACCAGTTTAGGtggttttgattaaaaaaaattgtttatagATAAGGTGGTTTAGAGTGTCTCCATAACCAACAAAATGAGATTTGTCTATACAAAAGAAGTCAAAGCTAAATTAATTACATCTGACTCAAGAGTTTCTAGTAGAGAGGTAACAGTTGTTTATGTTCTTGAAGAAACCAAGATGAGTTTCACTagttaaagaaaattaaacaaatagaaaaaagaatattCTATGTCCCCTATCCCAAATATTATGAGAAATGGTTTTTTGACcctttacatattttttttagttttatgatcCTCTTACGAgatatcttcattttttacacataagagatctaaaaaaatcattttattatattcaaattggAACAGACCATGAGATCTTATTGCCTCAAATTATTAGTCGTTAGGcaaattcaatatttttacaAGATATCTG from Lycium ferocissimum isolate CSIRO_LF1 unplaced genomic scaffold, AGI_CSIRO_Lferr_CH_V1 ctg1458, whole genome shotgun sequence carries:
- the LOC132042305 gene encoding 11-beta-hydroxysteroid dehydrogenase B-like, which codes for MDINFWGNVYPTYVALPYLRQTRGRVIVNASVENWLPLPRMSLYSAAKAAVINFYETLRLEVKDDVGITIATYGWIGTEITRGKFMMEEGADMQWKEEREVRASESSVEEFAKLIVQGACRGDPYVKYPGWYDSFLLYRVFAPNVLQWTFRVLFAHQSARRTSFIGTGRPLLESSPSSSPSLLFLIFSSETRRAYRDARAAENGMKTTPRLKSLL